A single genomic interval of Corvus cornix cornix isolate S_Up_H32 chromosome 1, ASM73873v5, whole genome shotgun sequence harbors:
- the GABRR3 gene encoding gamma-aminobutyric acid receptor subunit rho-3, producing the protein MVLVMKLLFLTCLWPTAVLHSSHSQHHRLHRRQQMSFSRKHNSKREIKMRKLDSTKVRPLKSEQLLHIEDHDFALRPGFGGSPIPVGIDVQVESIDSISEVDMDFTMTLYLRHYWKDERLSFRSNKNKSMTFDGRLIKKIWVPDVFFVHSKRSFIHDTTVENIMLRVYPDGNVLFSLRITVSAMCFMDFSRFPLDTQNCSLELESYAYNEDDLMLYWKHGNKSLSTDEQISLSQFFIEEFSASSGLAFYSSTGWYNRLFINFALRRHIFFFVLQSYFPAMLMVMLSWVSFWIDRRAVPARVSLGITTVLTMSTIMTGVSASMPQVSYIKAVDVYLWISFLFVFLSVIEYAAVNYLTTIEERKQLKKRGKASGMYSMDAVQAMAFDGCFHDTDVDMDLTPFPDPCEENETRTSQTNISNADTPRLRRKRSLKGNVGRIILQNNHVIDTYSRIIFPSVYIVFNFFYWGLYM; encoded by the exons ATGGTCCTGGTCATGAAACTTCTGTTCCTCACCTGCCTATGGCCAACAGCAGTGCTACACAGTTCTCACAGTCAGCATCACCGTCTTCACCGTCGGCAACAAATGTCATTCTCAAGAAAACATAACAG caaacgagaaattaaaatgaggaAACTTGACAGCACGAAAGTCCGGCCACTTAAATCTGAGCAACTTCTTCACATAGAGGACCATGACTTTGCACTGAGACCTGGATTTGGAG GGTCACCAATACCTGTAGGCATTGATGTGCAGGTGGAGAGCATTGACAGCATATCCGAAGTTGACATG gACTTCACAATGACTTTGTATCTCAGACACTACTGGAAGGATGAGAGACTCTCATTCCGtagcaacaaaaacaaaagcatgaCCTTTGATGGGCGGCTGATAAAAAAGATCTGGGTACCTGATGTGTTTTTTGTGCACTCCAAAAGATCTTTCATCCATGATACAACTGTGGAAAACATCATGCTGCGAGTGTACCCTGATGGCAATGTCCTCTTCAGTCTGAG AATAACAGTTTCTGCTATGTGCTTCATGGATTTCAGTAGGTTTCCTCTGGACACACAGAACTGTTCTTTAGAACTGGAAAGCT ATGCATACAATGAAGATGATCTGATGTTGTACTGGAAACATGGCAACAAGTCCCTGAGCACAGATGAGCAGATCTCCCTCTCCCAGTTCTTCATCGAGGAATTCAGTGCTTCCAGTGGACTTGCTTTTTACAGCAGTACTG GTTGGTACAATCGACTTTTTATCAACTTTGCACTTCGcagacatattttcttttttgtgctACAATCCTATTTCCCAGCCATGCTGATGGTGATGCTGTCTTGGGTTTCCTTTTGGATTGATAGAAGAGCTGTTCCTGCCAGGGTGTCACTAG GTATAACTACAGTGCTGACAATGTCGACCATCATGACAGGAGTAAGTGCCTCAATGCCTCAAGTGTCTTACAtaaaggctgtggatgtgtaTTTATGGATCAGcttcctttttgtcttcctgTCAGTCATCGAGTATGCAGCAGTGAACTATCTCACCACGattgaagagagaaaacaactCAAAAAAAGGGGCAAG GCTTCAGGAATGTACAGCATGGACGCAGTGCAAGCAATGGCTTTCGACGGCTGCTTCCACGACACGGATGTGGACATGGACCTGACTCCCTTCCCAGACCCCTGTGAGGAGAATGAGACCAGGACAAGTCAAACCAACATCTCCAATGCAGACACACCTCGCTTGAGGAGGAAGAGATCTCTGAAGGGAAACGTGGGCAGGATTATTTTACAGAACAATCATGTTATTGACACCTATTCCAGGATTATATTTCCCAGTGTATATATTGTGTTCAACTTTTTTTACTGGGGTTTGTACATGTGA